A window of the Lagopus muta isolate bLagMut1 chromosome 1, bLagMut1 primary, whole genome shotgun sequence genome harbors these coding sequences:
- the PICALM gene encoding phosphatidylinositol-binding clathrin assembly protein isoform X2, with protein MSGQSLTDRITAAQHSVTGSAVSKTVCKATTHEVMGPKKKHLDYLIQCTNEMNVNIPQLADSLFERTTNSSWVVVFKSLITTHHLMVYGNERFIQYLASRNTLFNLSNFLDKSGLQGYDMSTFIRRYSRYLNEKAVSYRQVAFDFTKVKRGADGVMRTMSTEKLLKTVPIIQNQMDALLDFNVNSNELTNGVINAAFMLLFKDAIRLFAAYNEGIINLLEKYFDMKKNQCKEGLDIYKKFLTRMTRISEFLKVAEQVGIDRGDIPDLSQAPSSLLDALEQHLASLEGKKIKDSTAASRATTLSNAVSSLASTGLSLTKVDEREKQAALEEEQARLKALKEQRLKELAKKPHTSLTTAASPVSTAAGSIMTTPAIDIFSTPSSSNSTSKLPNDLLDLQPTFHPSVHPISAAPQVGSTWGGFTPSPVSQPQPSAGLNVDFESVFGNKSSNVVLDSGGFDELGGLLKPTVASQNQSLPVAKVPPNKLVSDDLDSSLANLVGNLGIGNGTTKNDVNWTQPSEKKLTGGSNWQPKIAPTTAWNAPTLAPPVMAYPATTPTGMMGYGMPSQMGGIPVMTQPTLIYSQPVMRPPNPFGPVPGAQLSAASSPSSQSPHRASGKDPFAELSLQDFL; from the exons ATTTAATCCAGTGCACAAATGAGATGAATGTGAACATCCCACAGCTGGCAGACAGTTTGTTTGAAAGAACTACCAACAGTAGCTGGGTGGTGGTCTTCAAATCTCTCATCACAACCCATCATCTAATGGTGTATGGAAATGAG CGCTTTATCCAGTATCTGGCGTCCAGAAACACGTTGTTTAATTTGAGCAACTTCCTAGACAAAAGTGGATTGCAAG GCTATGACATGTCAACATTTATCAGGCGGTATAGCAGGTACCTGAATGAAAAGGCAGTTTCCTACAGACAGGTGGCTTTTGACTTCACGAAAGTAAAAAGAGG GGCTGATGGAGTAATGAGAACAATGAGCACAGAAAAACTCCTAAAAACTGTACCAATTATACAGAACCAAATGGATGCACTTCTTGACTTCAAT GTCAATAGCAATGAGCTTACAAATGGTGTAATTAATGCTGCCTTCATGCTTCTCTTCAAAGATGCCATTAGACTGTTTGCGGCATATAACGAAGGGATTATTAACCTCCTGG AAAAGTACTTTGATATGAAAAAGAACCAGTGCAAAGAAGGCCTTGATATATACAAGAAGTTCCTCACTAGAATGACACGGATTTCAGAGTTCCTCAAAGTTGCAGAG CAAGTTGGAATTGACAGAGGAGACATACCAGATCTTTCCCAG GCACCAAGTAGCCTTCTGGATGCTTTGGAGCAACACTTAGCTTCtctagaaggaaagaaaatcaaagattCTACAGCTGCAAGCAG GGCTACCACCCTTTCCAATGCAGTTTCTTCCCTTGCAAGCACTGGCCTGTCTCTCACGAAAGTtgatgaaagggaaaaacaagctgCATTAGAGGAAGAACAGGCTCGCTTGAAAGCTTTAAAG GAGCAACGTCTAAAAGAACTTGCAAAGAAACCTCATACCTCTTTAACAACCGCAGCTTCTCCTGTGTCAACTGCAGCAGGAAGCATAATGACTACACCAGCCATTGATATTTTTTCTACTCCTAGCTCTTCAAACAG CACTTCAAAGCTGCCAAATGATCTGCTTGATTTGCAGCCAACTTTTCATCCTTCTGTACATCCTATATCTGCTGCTCCACAAGTAGGAAGTACCTGGGGAG ggTTCACTCCGTCGCCTGTTTCTCAACCACAGCCATCAGCTGGCCTTAATGTTGACTTTGAGTCTGTGTTTGGAAACAAATCTTCTAATGTTGTCCTAGATTCTGGTG GCTTTGATGAATTAGGTGGTCTACTAAAACCAACAGTGGCCTCCCAGAACCAGAGTCTTCCAGTTGCCAAAGTACCACCTAACAAATTAGTGTCAGATGATCTGGATTCATCTTTAGCCAATCTCGTAGGCA ATTTGGGCATTGGAAATGGAACTACTAAAAA TGATGTAAATTGGACTCAACCAAGTGAAAAGAAACTAACAGGTGGTTCCAACTGGCAACCCAAGATTGCACCTACAACTGCATGGAACGCTCCAACGCTG GCACCGCCTGTGATGGCGTATCCTGCCACAACGCCGACAGGGATGATGGGCTATGGGATG CCATCACAGATGGGAGGTATACCAGTAATGACACAGCCAACGTTAATATACAGCCAGCCTGTTATGAGACCACCAAATCCTTTTGGCCCTGTACCGGGAGCACAG CTGTCTGCAGCATCCAGCCCTTCCAGTCAGAGTCCTCACAGAGCCTCAGGAAAGGACCCCTTTGCAGAGCTCTCTCTCCAGGATTTCTTGTAG
- the PICALM gene encoding phosphatidylinositol-binding clathrin assembly protein isoform X4, whose product MSGQSLTDRITAAQHSVTGSAVSKTVCKATTHEVMGPKKKHLDYLIQCTNEMNVNIPQLADSLFERTTNSSWVVVFKSLITTHHLMVYGNERFIQYLASRNTLFNLSNFLDKSGLQGYDMSTFIRRYSRYLNEKAVSYRQVAFDFTKVKRGADGVMRTMSTEKLLKTVPIIQNQMDALLDFNVNSNELTNGVINAAFMLLFKDAIRLFAAYNEGIINLLEKYFDMKKNQCKEGLDIYKKFLTRMTRISEFLKVAEQVGIDRGDIPDLSQAPSSLLDALEQHLASLEGKKIKDSTAASRATTLSNAVSSLASTGLSLTKVDEREKQAALEEEQARLKALKEQRLKELAKKPHTSLTTAASPVSTAAGSIMTTPAIDIFSTPSSSNSTSKLPNDLLDLQPTFHPSVHPISAAPQVGSTWGDPFSATVDNVDDAIPNLNPFLTKTNDAAHLSVSSDVSTFTSRTPTHEMFVDHYNPFTELNPFVATKYESTVGLYRCSSDSFCGPQAFPSASHFRSEPSSVAGLFGGFTPSPVSQPQPSAGLNVDFESVFGNKSSNVVLDSGGFDELGGLLKPTVASQNQSLPVAKVPPNKLVSDDLDSSLANLVGNLGIGNGTTKNDVNWTQPSEKKLTGGSNWQPKIAPTTAWNAPTLNGMHFPQYAPPVMAYPATTPTGMMGYGMPSQMGGIPVMTQPTLIYSQPVMRPPNPFGPVPGAQLSAASSPSSQSPHRASGKDPFAELSLQDFL is encoded by the exons ATTTAATCCAGTGCACAAATGAGATGAATGTGAACATCCCACAGCTGGCAGACAGTTTGTTTGAAAGAACTACCAACAGTAGCTGGGTGGTGGTCTTCAAATCTCTCATCACAACCCATCATCTAATGGTGTATGGAAATGAG CGCTTTATCCAGTATCTGGCGTCCAGAAACACGTTGTTTAATTTGAGCAACTTCCTAGACAAAAGTGGATTGCAAG GCTATGACATGTCAACATTTATCAGGCGGTATAGCAGGTACCTGAATGAAAAGGCAGTTTCCTACAGACAGGTGGCTTTTGACTTCACGAAAGTAAAAAGAGG GGCTGATGGAGTAATGAGAACAATGAGCACAGAAAAACTCCTAAAAACTGTACCAATTATACAGAACCAAATGGATGCACTTCTTGACTTCAAT GTCAATAGCAATGAGCTTACAAATGGTGTAATTAATGCTGCCTTCATGCTTCTCTTCAAAGATGCCATTAGACTGTTTGCGGCATATAACGAAGGGATTATTAACCTCCTGG AAAAGTACTTTGATATGAAAAAGAACCAGTGCAAAGAAGGCCTTGATATATACAAGAAGTTCCTCACTAGAATGACACGGATTTCAGAGTTCCTCAAAGTTGCAGAG CAAGTTGGAATTGACAGAGGAGACATACCAGATCTTTCCCAG GCACCAAGTAGCCTTCTGGATGCTTTGGAGCAACACTTAGCTTCtctagaaggaaagaaaatcaaagattCTACAGCTGCAAGCAG GGCTACCACCCTTTCCAATGCAGTTTCTTCCCTTGCAAGCACTGGCCTGTCTCTCACGAAAGTtgatgaaagggaaaaacaagctgCATTAGAGGAAGAACAGGCTCGCTTGAAAGCTTTAAAG GAGCAACGTCTAAAAGAACTTGCAAAGAAACCTCATACCTCTTTAACAACCGCAGCTTCTCCTGTGTCAACTGCAGCAGGAAGCATAATGACTACACCAGCCATTGATATTTTTTCTACTCCTAGCTCTTCAAACAG CACTTCAAAGCTGCCAAATGATCTGCTTGATTTGCAGCCAACTTTTCATCCTTCTGTACATCCTATATCTGCTGCTCCACAAGTAGGAAGTACCTGGGGAG ATCCTTTTTCTGCTACTGTTGATAATGTTGATGATGCCATTCCAAACCTAAATCCTTTCCTTACAAAAACTAACGATGCTGCTCATCTGTCTGTGTCTTCTGATGTTTCTACTTTCACCAGTAGGACACCCACACATGAAATGTTTGTTG ATCATTACAATCCATTCACTGAACTAAATCCCTTTGTGGCAACCAAATATGAATCCACTGTTGGGCTGTATCGTTGTTCTTCAG ACTCTTTTTGTGGTCCTCAAGCTTTCCCTAGTGCTTCTCATTTCCGCAGTGAGCCTTCTTCTGTAGCTGGTCTCTTTGGAG ggTTCACTCCGTCGCCTGTTTCTCAACCACAGCCATCAGCTGGCCTTAATGTTGACTTTGAGTCTGTGTTTGGAAACAAATCTTCTAATGTTGTCCTAGATTCTGGTG GCTTTGATGAATTAGGTGGTCTACTAAAACCAACAGTGGCCTCCCAGAACCAGAGTCTTCCAGTTGCCAAAGTACCACCTAACAAATTAGTGTCAGATGATCTGGATTCATCTTTAGCCAATCTCGTAGGCA ATTTGGGCATTGGAAATGGAACTACTAAAAA TGATGTAAATTGGACTCAACCAAGTGAAAAGAAACTAACAGGTGGTTCCAACTGGCAACCCAAGATTGCACCTACAACTGCATGGAACGCTCCAACGCTG AATGGCATGCATTTTCCACAATAC GCACCGCCTGTGATGGCGTATCCTGCCACAACGCCGACAGGGATGATGGGCTATGGGATG CCATCACAGATGGGAGGTATACCAGTAATGACACAGCCAACGTTAATATACAGCCAGCCTGTTATGAGACCACCAAATCCTTTTGGCCCTGTACCGGGAGCACAG CTGTCTGCAGCATCCAGCCCTTCCAGTCAGAGTCCTCACAGAGCCTCAGGAAAGGACCCCTTTGCAGAGCTCTCTCTCCAGGATTTCTTGTAG
- the PICALM gene encoding phosphatidylinositol-binding clathrin assembly protein isoform X3 has translation MSGQSLTDRITAAQHSVTGSAVSKTVCKATTHEVMGPKKKHLDYLIQCTNEMNVNIPQLADSLFERTTNSSWVVVFKSLITTHHLMVYGNERFIQYLASRNTLFNLSNFLDKSGLQGYDMSTFIRRYSRYLNEKAVSYRQVAFDFTKVKRGADGVMRTMSTEKLLKTVPIIQNQMDALLDFNVNSNELTNGVINAAFMLLFKDAIRLFAAYNEGIINLLEKYFDMKKNQCKEGLDIYKKFLTRMTRISEFLKVAEQVGIDRGDIPDLSQAPSSLLDALEQHLASLEGKKIKDSTAASRATTLSNAVSSLASTGLSLTKVDEREKQAALEEEQARLKALKEQRLKELAKKPHTSLTTAASPVSTAAGSIMTTPAIDIFSTPSSSNSTSKLPNDLLDLQPTFHPSVHPISAAPQVGSTWGGFTPSPVSQPQPSAGLNVDFESVFGNKSSNVVLDSGGFDELGGLLKPTVASQNQSLPVAKVPPNKLVSDDLDSSLANLVGNLGIGNGTTKNDVNWTQPSEKKLTGGSNWQPKIAPTTAWNAPTLNGMHFPQYAPPVMAYPATTPTGMMGYGMPSQMGGIPVMTQPTLIYSQPVMRPPNPFGPVPGAQIQFM, from the exons ATTTAATCCAGTGCACAAATGAGATGAATGTGAACATCCCACAGCTGGCAGACAGTTTGTTTGAAAGAACTACCAACAGTAGCTGGGTGGTGGTCTTCAAATCTCTCATCACAACCCATCATCTAATGGTGTATGGAAATGAG CGCTTTATCCAGTATCTGGCGTCCAGAAACACGTTGTTTAATTTGAGCAACTTCCTAGACAAAAGTGGATTGCAAG GCTATGACATGTCAACATTTATCAGGCGGTATAGCAGGTACCTGAATGAAAAGGCAGTTTCCTACAGACAGGTGGCTTTTGACTTCACGAAAGTAAAAAGAGG GGCTGATGGAGTAATGAGAACAATGAGCACAGAAAAACTCCTAAAAACTGTACCAATTATACAGAACCAAATGGATGCACTTCTTGACTTCAAT GTCAATAGCAATGAGCTTACAAATGGTGTAATTAATGCTGCCTTCATGCTTCTCTTCAAAGATGCCATTAGACTGTTTGCGGCATATAACGAAGGGATTATTAACCTCCTGG AAAAGTACTTTGATATGAAAAAGAACCAGTGCAAAGAAGGCCTTGATATATACAAGAAGTTCCTCACTAGAATGACACGGATTTCAGAGTTCCTCAAAGTTGCAGAG CAAGTTGGAATTGACAGAGGAGACATACCAGATCTTTCCCAG GCACCAAGTAGCCTTCTGGATGCTTTGGAGCAACACTTAGCTTCtctagaaggaaagaaaatcaaagattCTACAGCTGCAAGCAG GGCTACCACCCTTTCCAATGCAGTTTCTTCCCTTGCAAGCACTGGCCTGTCTCTCACGAAAGTtgatgaaagggaaaaacaagctgCATTAGAGGAAGAACAGGCTCGCTTGAAAGCTTTAAAG GAGCAACGTCTAAAAGAACTTGCAAAGAAACCTCATACCTCTTTAACAACCGCAGCTTCTCCTGTGTCAACTGCAGCAGGAAGCATAATGACTACACCAGCCATTGATATTTTTTCTACTCCTAGCTCTTCAAACAG CACTTCAAAGCTGCCAAATGATCTGCTTGATTTGCAGCCAACTTTTCATCCTTCTGTACATCCTATATCTGCTGCTCCACAAGTAGGAAGTACCTGGGGAG ggTTCACTCCGTCGCCTGTTTCTCAACCACAGCCATCAGCTGGCCTTAATGTTGACTTTGAGTCTGTGTTTGGAAACAAATCTTCTAATGTTGTCCTAGATTCTGGTG GCTTTGATGAATTAGGTGGTCTACTAAAACCAACAGTGGCCTCCCAGAACCAGAGTCTTCCAGTTGCCAAAGTACCACCTAACAAATTAGTGTCAGATGATCTGGATTCATCTTTAGCCAATCTCGTAGGCA ATTTGGGCATTGGAAATGGAACTACTAAAAA TGATGTAAATTGGACTCAACCAAGTGAAAAGAAACTAACAGGTGGTTCCAACTGGCAACCCAAGATTGCACCTACAACTGCATGGAACGCTCCAACGCTG AATGGCATGCATTTTCCACAATAC GCACCGCCTGTGATGGCGTATCCTGCCACAACGCCGACAGGGATGATGGGCTATGGGATG CCATCACAGATGGGAGGTATACCAGTAATGACACAGCCAACGTTAATATACAGCCAGCCTGTTATGAGACCACCAAATCCTTTTGGCCCTGTACCGGGAGCACAG ATTCAGTTTATGTAA
- the PICALM gene encoding phosphatidylinositol-binding clathrin assembly protein isoform X1: MSGQSLTDRITAAQHSVTGSAVSKTVCKATTHEVMGPKKKHLDYLIQCTNEMNVNIPQLADSLFERTTNSSWVVVFKSLITTHHLMVYGNERFIQYLASRNTLFNLSNFLDKSGLQGYDMSTFIRRYSRYLNEKAVSYRQVAFDFTKVKRGADGVMRTMSTEKLLKTVPIIQNQMDALLDFNVNSNELTNGVINAAFMLLFKDAIRLFAAYNEGIINLLEKYFDMKKNQCKEGLDIYKKFLTRMTRISEFLKVAEQVGIDRGDIPDLSQAPSSLLDALEQHLASLEGKKIKDSTAASRATTLSNAVSSLASTGLSLTKVDEREKQAALEEEQARLKALKEQRLKELAKKPHTSLTTAASPVSTAAGSIMTTPAIDIFSTPSSSNSTSKLPNDLLDLQPTFHPSVHPISAAPQVGSTWGGFTPSPVSQPQPSAGLNVDFESVFGNKSSNVVLDSGGFDELGGLLKPTVASQNQSLPVAKVPPNKLVSDDLDSSLANLVGNLGIGNGTTKNDVNWTQPSEKKLTGGSNWQPKIAPTTAWNAPTLNGMHFPQYAPPVMAYPATTPTGMMGYGMPSQMGGIPVMTQPTLIYSQPVMRPPNPFGPVPGAQLSAASSPSSQSPHRASGKDPFAELSLQDFL, translated from the exons ATTTAATCCAGTGCACAAATGAGATGAATGTGAACATCCCACAGCTGGCAGACAGTTTGTTTGAAAGAACTACCAACAGTAGCTGGGTGGTGGTCTTCAAATCTCTCATCACAACCCATCATCTAATGGTGTATGGAAATGAG CGCTTTATCCAGTATCTGGCGTCCAGAAACACGTTGTTTAATTTGAGCAACTTCCTAGACAAAAGTGGATTGCAAG GCTATGACATGTCAACATTTATCAGGCGGTATAGCAGGTACCTGAATGAAAAGGCAGTTTCCTACAGACAGGTGGCTTTTGACTTCACGAAAGTAAAAAGAGG GGCTGATGGAGTAATGAGAACAATGAGCACAGAAAAACTCCTAAAAACTGTACCAATTATACAGAACCAAATGGATGCACTTCTTGACTTCAAT GTCAATAGCAATGAGCTTACAAATGGTGTAATTAATGCTGCCTTCATGCTTCTCTTCAAAGATGCCATTAGACTGTTTGCGGCATATAACGAAGGGATTATTAACCTCCTGG AAAAGTACTTTGATATGAAAAAGAACCAGTGCAAAGAAGGCCTTGATATATACAAGAAGTTCCTCACTAGAATGACACGGATTTCAGAGTTCCTCAAAGTTGCAGAG CAAGTTGGAATTGACAGAGGAGACATACCAGATCTTTCCCAG GCACCAAGTAGCCTTCTGGATGCTTTGGAGCAACACTTAGCTTCtctagaaggaaagaaaatcaaagattCTACAGCTGCAAGCAG GGCTACCACCCTTTCCAATGCAGTTTCTTCCCTTGCAAGCACTGGCCTGTCTCTCACGAAAGTtgatgaaagggaaaaacaagctgCATTAGAGGAAGAACAGGCTCGCTTGAAAGCTTTAAAG GAGCAACGTCTAAAAGAACTTGCAAAGAAACCTCATACCTCTTTAACAACCGCAGCTTCTCCTGTGTCAACTGCAGCAGGAAGCATAATGACTACACCAGCCATTGATATTTTTTCTACTCCTAGCTCTTCAAACAG CACTTCAAAGCTGCCAAATGATCTGCTTGATTTGCAGCCAACTTTTCATCCTTCTGTACATCCTATATCTGCTGCTCCACAAGTAGGAAGTACCTGGGGAG ggTTCACTCCGTCGCCTGTTTCTCAACCACAGCCATCAGCTGGCCTTAATGTTGACTTTGAGTCTGTGTTTGGAAACAAATCTTCTAATGTTGTCCTAGATTCTGGTG GCTTTGATGAATTAGGTGGTCTACTAAAACCAACAGTGGCCTCCCAGAACCAGAGTCTTCCAGTTGCCAAAGTACCACCTAACAAATTAGTGTCAGATGATCTGGATTCATCTTTAGCCAATCTCGTAGGCA ATTTGGGCATTGGAAATGGAACTACTAAAAA TGATGTAAATTGGACTCAACCAAGTGAAAAGAAACTAACAGGTGGTTCCAACTGGCAACCCAAGATTGCACCTACAACTGCATGGAACGCTCCAACGCTG AATGGCATGCATTTTCCACAATAC GCACCGCCTGTGATGGCGTATCCTGCCACAACGCCGACAGGGATGATGGGCTATGGGATG CCATCACAGATGGGAGGTATACCAGTAATGACACAGCCAACGTTAATATACAGCCAGCCTGTTATGAGACCACCAAATCCTTTTGGCCCTGTACCGGGAGCACAG CTGTCTGCAGCATCCAGCCCTTCCAGTCAGAGTCCTCACAGAGCCTCAGGAAAGGACCCCTTTGCAGAGCTCTCTCTCCAGGATTTCTTGTAG